A single window of Candidatus Obscuribacterales bacterium DNA harbors:
- a CDS encoding tetratricopeptide repeat protein: MYNQKISMRYMSCLALIIIGISVGCVPVFGAERVGAIESSSNNERIDKLFNASLSKLKQNKPAEARELLMEASKLAPDSAGIHCNLGLSQMQLANLDEAISEFQLSLKLVPTMTEAMIDLAECYRLQDKLDLSIEWYQKYLELRPNDLSVRQTLETVVKQSKLPQSDKFGSNYLREAIAVEKNRWPRDKTTISVYFDRNTKVPGFRDEFIGVLRDSLTDWSRALDGTIQFSESLLERNADLVCRWIYQPKIGHDDLLLNERGNASLTVYQGQINHATIKLLTAPSLIGSEVSDEVMRKTCLHEVGHALGINGHSSNNADIMFYLIESPTVQSHLTSRDRETIRKLYDLN; encoded by the coding sequence ATGTATAACCAAAAGATATCTATGCGCTATATGTCATGCTTGGCATTGATAATTATCGGTATCAGTGTTGGCTGTGTACCTGTATTTGGTGCTGAACGAGTTGGCGCTATTGAGTCGTCAAGCAATAACGAACGCATCGATAAGCTATTCAATGCATCGCTTTCCAAGCTGAAGCAGAACAAACCCGCAGAAGCGCGTGAATTGTTGATGGAAGCAAGTAAGTTGGCACCAGACTCAGCAGGCATTCATTGCAATCTTGGACTTTCTCAAATGCAATTAGCAAATTTAGATGAAGCTATTTCGGAGTTTCAGTTGAGTCTAAAACTTGTACCGACCATGACTGAGGCGATGATTGATTTGGCTGAGTGTTATCGATTGCAAGACAAACTTGATTTGTCTATTGAGTGGTATCAAAAATATTTAGAGCTGCGTCCGAATGATTTGTCCGTCCGGCAGACTTTAGAGACAGTGGTTAAGCAGTCTAAGTTGCCGCAGAGTGATAAATTTGGGTCCAACTATTTGCGGGAAGCAATTGCAGTAGAAAAGAATCGTTGGCCGAGGGACAAGACTACAATCTCCGTCTATTTTGACAGGAATACCAAAGTGCCTGGCTTCCGTGACGAATTCATAGGCGTGTTGCGCGATAGTCTTACTGATTGGAGTCGTGCTCTTGATGGAACGATACAGTTTTCTGAGTCGTTGTTAGAACGTAATGCTGATTTGGTTTGTCGTTGGATTTATCAACCGAAAATTGGACATGATGACTTGCTTTTAAACGAACGGGGCAATGCTTCATTGACGGTGTATCAAGGGCAAATTAATCACGCTACAATTAAACTTTTGACGGCGCCGTCGTTAATTGGCAGCGAAGTAAGCGATGAAGTTATGAGGAAGACATGTTTACATGAAGTCGGGCATGCTCTAGGAATAAATGGACACTCGTCGAACAATGCGGACATAATGTTCTATCTAATAGAATCTCCGACAGTACAAAGTCATCTCACTTCACGTGATAGAGAGACGATTCGCAAGCTGTACGACCTGAATTGA
- a CDS encoding long-chain fatty acid--CoA ligase — translation MKHETIVHVFWERVKTMAERPAILHKVAGSYRPVIWREHGRVVELVAGALLKLGVNRGDKVSILSSNRPQWTWADMAILTVGGVTIPIYPTLQSPEVEYLVRHSDSVGIFVENQNQLNKLLSLDTLPPQLRFIVLMDGHIKTNDPRVKLMTFDDLVKDGEVYLPNNPKALKERIDLIAPDDMATIVYTSGTTGVPKGVMLLHRNIYSVCQAASVFVGFHADDVGLSFLPLAHVYERMCGQFVCIYEGFVMAYAESMETVAQNMMEVRPTVMNGVPRFFEKIYNRIQTEVRNMPQAQQYLIRWALALGKRADRYAQKSHLMQAVDANEGAQEIIRKIYRGELRVADRLVFSRIRRRFGGRLRFFCSGAAPLSPEVHLFFDTVGLPIVEGWGLTETAAPICGNRPQDNERGTVGRPLPGAEIKIAEDGEILVKGPSVFAGYYKDEEATKKAVVDGWFMTGDIGEFDSDGRLKITDRKKDIIITAGGKHVAPQALENLFVGEPLISHVLAYGDRRKYITALITLSTDGLAAFAKHNQITYSSPEELINHPLVQREVEAVVARKNQTLASFSQVKKFLILDKDFSIEGNELTPTLKVKRKVVTEKYKDMLDSLYETEDLQIEQGTR, via the coding sequence TTGAAACACGAAACAATAGTGCATGTATTCTGGGAACGCGTCAAAACCATGGCCGAGCGCCCGGCAATTCTCCACAAGGTGGCAGGAAGCTATCGCCCCGTCATCTGGCGAGAGCACGGACGAGTGGTTGAGCTCGTTGCCGGAGCCCTGCTAAAACTGGGCGTCAATCGCGGTGACAAGGTGTCTATCTTGTCGAGCAATCGCCCGCAATGGACATGGGCGGACATGGCTATTTTGACAGTCGGTGGCGTGACTATCCCAATCTATCCGACTTTGCAATCGCCTGAAGTTGAATATTTGGTCCGTCATAGCGACTCGGTCGGCATTTTCGTTGAAAACCAAAATCAATTGAACAAGCTTCTTTCGCTTGATACTTTGCCACCACAATTGCGTTTTATAGTCTTGATGGATGGTCATATCAAAACCAATGACCCACGCGTCAAACTAATGACGTTTGATGATTTGGTCAAAGACGGTGAGGTTTATTTACCGAACAATCCCAAGGCTCTTAAAGAGCGTATCGACCTCATCGCTCCTGATGACATGGCAACCATTGTCTACACATCCGGCACCACTGGTGTTCCAAAGGGTGTGATGCTCTTGCATCGCAATATCTACTCAGTCTGTCAGGCTGCCAGCGTATTTGTTGGATTCCACGCAGACGATGTTGGATTGTCTTTCTTACCGTTGGCTCACGTATACGAGCGTATGTGCGGACAGTTTGTCTGCATTTACGAGGGATTCGTCATGGCGTATGCCGAGTCGATGGAGACAGTAGCGCAGAATATGATGGAAGTACGCCCAACTGTAATGAATGGCGTGCCGCGCTTCTTTGAAAAAATCTACAATCGCATTCAAACTGAAGTGCGCAACATGCCTCAAGCTCAGCAGTATCTCATTCGCTGGGCATTGGCACTAGGCAAACGCGCTGATCGTTATGCGCAAAAGTCACACTTGATGCAAGCCGTTGATGCCAATGAAGGTGCACAGGAAATTATCCGCAAAATCTATCGCGGTGAATTACGTGTAGCAGACAGACTTGTCTTCTCTCGTATACGCCGCCGCTTTGGAGGAAGATTGCGCTTCTTCTGTTCGGGAGCCGCACCACTTTCTCCGGAAGTACATCTTTTCTTTGACACGGTTGGTCTGCCAATTGTCGAAGGATGGGGATTGACTGAAACTGCTGCGCCAATTTGCGGTAACCGTCCGCAAGATAACGAACGCGGCACAGTCGGACGTCCTCTGCCAGGTGCTGAAATAAAAATTGCCGAAGACGGCGAAATTCTTGTAAAAGGACCCTCAGTATTTGCTGGTTACTACAAAGACGAAGAAGCAACCAAAAAAGCAGTTGTTGATGGTTGGTTTATGACCGGCGACATCGGTGAATTTGATTCAGATGGACGCTTGAAGATAACTGATCGCAAGAAGGACATTATCATCACTGCCGGTGGCAAGCACGTCGCTCCGCAAGCTCTGGAAAATCTCTTTGTTGGTGAGCCGTTAATTAGTCATGTCTTGGCTTATGGCGATCGTCGAAAATATATTACGGCGCTTATCACGCTAAGTACTGACGGACTGGCTGCATTTGCCAAACACAACCAGATTACTTATTCCAGTCCTGAAGAGCTTATCAATCATCCTCTAGTTCAAAGAGAAGTAGAGGCAGTTGTCGCCCGCAAGAATCAGACTTTGGCGAGTTTCTCCCAAGTGAAGAAGTTCCTTATTCTCGATAAGGATTTCTCAATTGAAGGCAACGAATTGACACCAACACTCAAGGTAAAACGCAAAGTCGTAACTGAAAAGTACAAAGACATGCTGGACAGCCTTTATGAAACCGAAGATCTGCAGATAGAGCAGGGTACTAGATAG
- a CDS encoding divalent-cation tolerance protein CutA, translated as MSNGEIIVLVTSPKDIAESLATTVVAEHLAACVNIVPGVTSIFFWEGKVCQEAEVLLLIKTTKSSWNQLMARVKELHTYDIPEIVSLPITDGFQPYLDWINQSCLTKKST; from the coding sequence ATGTCCAACGGCGAGATTATCGTGCTGGTTACGTCTCCAAAGGACATAGCTGAAAGCCTGGCCACGACTGTGGTTGCTGAGCATCTGGCTGCTTGCGTTAATATCGTCCCTGGTGTCACTTCAATATTCTTTTGGGAAGGCAAGGTTTGTCAGGAAGCTGAGGTCCTGCTGCTTATCAAGACCACAAAATCTTCTTGGAATCAATTGATGGCAAGGGTAAAGGAACTACATACTTACGATATTCCAGAAATAGTTAGCCTGCCGATAACAGATGGCTTCCAGCCATATCTTGATTGGATTAATCAATCTTGTTTGACGAAGAAAAGTACTTAA
- a CDS encoding nucleoside 2-deoxyribosyltransferase: MISSIYLSGSTIDPEQFLVDPALLPDWRSKATTRLQQSGFRVLNPLEFAFFADEKNLAIERRVRQSLNLIDQCDALLANLNKPSYGTAMEMFYAYRRGKMVTVVGQSPFSPWVLSHSKARFDDVDRALEFLIGEAPQQDPLNWALQYERLLSEHYEQLPPDGEADYEFFGGELPLLVVAPHATAFFHEGQFQEQEAYTGSLAALLSKLSRCHSLISSYCCVADPMHYWETPLGRAFTDIAKVGEIGMVVILSGASWHDTPGLQLTVQGPEGSNYDDFAGRARLHMSALEPVLPEEPETFMTPFVQYCLGELKVPTMVLRVHRRYRMPRLQPEPFLKLVNLLTELVSETGLELLRGRL, encoded by the coding sequence ATGATCTCATCAATTTACTTAAGTGGAAGCACAATAGACCCGGAGCAATTCTTGGTAGATCCGGCACTTTTGCCCGATTGGCGCTCGAAGGCAACCACACGCTTGCAACAGAGTGGTTTTAGAGTTTTAAATCCGTTGGAATTTGCCTTCTTTGCCGATGAGAAAAACCTGGCAATTGAAAGACGGGTGCGCCAGTCGCTTAACCTTATTGATCAATGTGATGCGCTCCTGGCTAATCTGAACAAGCCAAGTTATGGAACTGCTATGGAGATGTTTTACGCCTATCGCCGTGGCAAGATGGTGACAGTTGTCGGGCAATCTCCATTTTCTCCTTGGGTTCTTTCTCATTCGAAAGCTCGGTTTGACGATGTAGACCGTGCTTTGGAATTTTTGATTGGCGAAGCTCCGCAGCAAGATCCTTTAAATTGGGCTTTGCAATACGAGAGACTACTATCTGAGCACTATGAACAATTGCCTCCTGACGGCGAAGCGGACTATGAATTTTTCGGAGGAGAGCTGCCACTCTTGGTGGTGGCGCCACACGCAACGGCATTTTTCCACGAGGGGCAATTCCAAGAGCAAGAAGCTTATACAGGTTCTTTGGCTGCGCTCTTAAGTAAACTCAGTCGCTGCCACTCGCTAATTAGCTCCTACTGTTGTGTGGCAGACCCTATGCATTATTGGGAAACACCTTTGGGACGGGCATTTACGGATATCGCCAAAGTCGGTGAAATCGGCATGGTAGTCATCCTTTCTGGTGCATCCTGGCATGACACACCTGGTTTGCAACTAACAGTCCAAGGACCTGAAGGCTCGAATTATGATGACTTTGCCGGCAGAGCAAGACTGCACATGTCAGCTTTAGAACCTGTATTACCGGAAGAGCCGGAGACTTTTATGACGCCTTTTGTGCAATATTGTCTGGGTGAGCTGAAGGTTCCAACAATGGTATTACGCGTGCATAGAAGATATCGTATGCCACGATTGCAACCCGAACCGTTTCTAAAACTGGTAAATTTACTGACGGAACTTGTTAGTGAAACCGGGCTCGAATTACTTAGAGGCAGACTGTAA
- a CDS encoding DUF3465 domain-containing protein gives MRSWFIYDVIKLIVMQLVAFLLSIFLTISAASCSLRGAETLEARDLDQGQVLEAQSQHLRHVQVTISAPVLKILPDDTQGIPHERFLIALKNGTSILIAHDTRLAPRVPIQVGDKLKICGEYIWNEKGGVIHWTHHSIGNIHPGGFIELNGQRYE, from the coding sequence ATGAGATCATGGTTTATCTATGATGTTATAAAATTGATAGTCATGCAACTGGTAGCCTTCCTATTATCGATCTTTCTGACCATTTCGGCGGCTTCATGTTCCCTTAGAGGGGCTGAAACCCTGGAAGCTAGGGACTTAGACCAGGGTCAGGTTTTAGAGGCTCAAAGTCAACATTTAAGGCATGTGCAGGTCACTATCAGTGCTCCAGTCCTTAAAATCCTCCCCGATGACACCCAGGGCATACCACACGAGCGCTTCTTGATTGCCCTAAAAAACGGCACGTCAATATTAATAGCCCATGATACGCGTCTGGCTCCCCGAGTTCCCATACAAGTGGGCGACAAGCTAAAAATTTGCGGTGAATACATATGGAACGAAAAAGGCGGCGTCATTCACTGGACGCATCATTCGATAGGCAATATCCATCCCGGCGGCTTTATAGAGCTAAACGGTCAGAGATACGAGTAA
- the sixA gene encoding phosphohistidine phosphatase SixA has product MKIYLIRHGIAGNRIGGEITDDSQRPLTDEGRTETKIVGLGLRRLGVKPDLIVSSTLVRARQTAEILAEVFGVTRDVKVCEALCPGGTASDLYKFLREHKSVQQVFLVGHEPDMGRLAGTMLWAGPELDVPFKKAGVCRIDVTSIPPTAPGTLKWFITPKIAGAIAGK; this is encoded by the coding sequence ATGAAAATTTATTTGATTCGACATGGCATTGCCGGAAACCGCATCGGTGGAGAAATTACTGACGATAGTCAGCGTCCGTTGACGGATGAAGGGCGAACAGAAACCAAAATTGTTGGTTTGGGATTGCGGCGTCTTGGTGTGAAACCGGATTTGATTGTAAGCAGCACTTTAGTAAGAGCGCGCCAAACAGCTGAAATTCTTGCTGAAGTTTTTGGTGTCACGCGTGATGTGAAAGTTTGCGAAGCGTTGTGTCCTGGTGGCACGGCAAGTGATCTGTATAAGTTCCTTCGCGAACACAAAAGTGTCCAGCAAGTATTTTTAGTCGGTCACGAACCGGATATGGGACGATTGGCCGGCACCATGCTTTGGGCTGGTCCGGAATTGGATGTTCCATTTAAAAAAGCCGGTGTTTGCAGAATTGATGTGACAAGTATTCCGCCGACAGCGCCGGGCACACTTAAGTGGTTTATCACGCCGAAAATTGCTGGGGCAATTGCGGGTAAATAA
- the ruvX gene encoding Holliday junction resolvase RuvX: MSNVPRIMGLDVGDSRIGIAISDPLGITAAGIQTLERKNMRTDIFAISEIAKRHCAVEIVVGLPKNMDGSIGEQAQKVQAFARKLARATGLPIIYEDERLTTVSAIRTLTLQGVKTGHNKDMIDRQAAAIILQKHLDRRGPAPSA; the protein is encoded by the coding sequence ATGAGCAACGTTCCTCGCATTATGGGTCTTGACGTTGGCGACAGCCGCATTGGTATCGCCATTTCCGATCCACTTGGCATAACCGCCGCCGGCATTCAAACATTGGAGCGCAAGAATATGCGCACAGATATCTTTGCGATATCGGAAATTGCCAAGCGCCATTGTGCCGTAGAAATTGTTGTTGGTCTGCCAAAAAATATGGACGGCTCTATTGGCGAGCAAGCCCAGAAAGTTCAAGCATTCGCGCGCAAATTGGCCCGTGCTACAGGTCTGCCAATTATCTACGAAGATGAGCGTCTTACAACAGTGTCTGCAATCCGCACATTGACACTGCAAGGCGTGAAAACCGGTCACAACAAAGACATGATCGACCGCCAAGCAGCTGCCATCATCTTGCAAAAACATCTAGACCGCCGCGGACCAGCTCCGTCAGCGTAG
- a CDS encoding diguanylate cyclase, with product MQKIFGAIGDFLNCLGVRLIVTFLIGTIIMATAADMIYPQVLAGFANELTVKLGEQAEKGVPGGQQILQLMNKHNLAWYYVTGSDNKVTAATKPYAPNLIKYEIVSHHLEWNKQRYYEAVSSISNGQVLHVGFYCGPTVLPNLNQGQLLFNVGITTGYAGILVLGLLLLTLVLLQLWISKPLAHLGRACYSLLLARDAYSHVTGGGLDVSGAATEVRNISKGLKDIRRQYDEAIAAKAAKEQEIVRERSAHAEEKQLISQQYNDQLAQTQHKLSELKTKEAEEEFISSLVKEIGTLKASNQVCQRVLEKLNDKFPNSIIYGAAFRIDQNMGCTMEASLGFDDKSERALKAVDHTPIVRQTVMSGQQLIIADQAIREYGLNLIAQNNAIKTIVYFPVRHQGRNLGMLSFYFMQEGQTVLEIMRVLRNVAEHTGRTLFSVIQYEEEQESARTDPLTGLRNKKFFYEIIPQVFQQASAKPEENPVSIIMIDGDHFKSINDTYGHQVGDQMLQELAKTIKLCVRTQDSIRSATPGDFLMRFGGEEFVVVMEKTEAQRALSVAERIRQAVESKNDWPGGVIRWTISLGVATYPYDGKNAEDVISKADVALYYVKEELGRNKVCHVQQVPKTYKAKKKAAAIEGELGVFDAAGLLQSIAQSQKTGVLTVQAKDGQQFWMLFEVGKPVQARMGKLAGNNSVTEFLVTFEVEEGKFNFREVVQSESNMRLARLDDSYNVTRGLDRCLMDGALATDNYNASLAIVPTTDVIVTPIGRDEFVNKWNGLAGLEDPPSPEEFEMMGEIVKRADGNHSLTQIFKDLPPKPSHLLFRSAALLVQHGLLQTRPLAAKV from the coding sequence GTGCAAAAGATATTTGGCGCAATTGGTGATTTTCTCAATTGTTTGGGCGTTCGATTAATCGTCACATTTTTGATCGGCACTATTATTATGGCGACTGCAGCGGACATGATCTATCCGCAAGTTCTCGCTGGCTTTGCTAACGAATTGACCGTAAAACTGGGTGAGCAAGCAGAAAAAGGCGTACCGGGCGGACAGCAAATTCTGCAACTGATGAACAAACACAATCTGGCTTGGTATTACGTAACAGGTTCGGATAATAAAGTAACAGCGGCAACCAAACCATATGCGCCGAATCTAATTAAGTACGAAATTGTTTCGCATCATCTCGAGTGGAACAAGCAAAGATACTACGAGGCAGTTTCCAGTATTTCCAACGGGCAAGTCTTGCACGTCGGCTTTTATTGCGGACCGACTGTTTTGCCCAACTTGAATCAGGGACAATTGCTGTTTAACGTCGGCATCACAACCGGTTATGCAGGCATTCTCGTGCTTGGGCTCTTGCTTTTGACTTTGGTTCTTTTGCAATTGTGGATAAGCAAGCCTCTGGCTCATTTAGGGAGAGCTTGCTATTCGTTGCTACTAGCGCGCGATGCATATTCACATGTAACAGGCGGCGGGTTGGATGTATCAGGAGCAGCTACTGAAGTTAGGAACATCAGCAAGGGTCTGAAAGATATTCGCAGGCAATACGATGAGGCAATTGCTGCCAAAGCAGCGAAGGAACAAGAAATTGTTCGAGAGCGTTCTGCTCATGCCGAAGAAAAGCAGCTCATTTCGCAGCAATATAATGATCAGTTAGCTCAGACTCAGCACAAGCTTTCTGAGTTGAAGACGAAGGAAGCGGAAGAAGAATTCATAAGTTCGCTCGTCAAAGAAATTGGTACTTTGAAGGCAAGTAATCAAGTTTGTCAAAGAGTTTTGGAAAAACTCAATGATAAATTCCCGAACAGCATTATTTACGGTGCGGCATTTAGAATAGATCAAAATATGGGATGCACTATGGAAGCATCTCTTGGTTTTGACGATAAGTCGGAACGTGCATTGAAAGCCGTCGACCATACACCAATTGTGCGTCAAACAGTAATGAGCGGGCAGCAATTGATTATTGCTGATCAGGCTATTCGTGAATATGGCTTGAATCTTATTGCTCAAAACAACGCTATCAAAACAATCGTTTATTTCCCAGTGCGTCACCAGGGACGTAATCTAGGCATGTTGTCCTTCTACTTTATGCAGGAAGGACAAACTGTTCTGGAAATTATGCGTGTTCTGAGAAACGTAGCTGAGCACACAGGACGCACCCTCTTCTCTGTTATTCAGTACGAAGAAGAGCAAGAATCGGCGCGTACGGATCCTCTGACTGGTCTGCGCAACAAAAAATTCTTCTACGAAATTATTCCGCAGGTGTTTCAACAGGCTTCTGCTAAGCCCGAAGAAAATCCTGTATCCATAATAATGATCGACGGCGACCACTTTAAGTCCATTAATGATACGTATGGACACCAGGTGGGCGACCAGATGCTGCAAGAGTTGGCTAAAACAATTAAACTCTGTGTTCGTACACAGGATTCAATACGCTCTGCCACACCTGGTGATTTCCTTATGCGCTTCGGCGGAGAGGAATTCGTTGTTGTCATGGAAAAAACGGAAGCTCAGCGAGCTCTTAGTGTGGCTGAACGTATTCGCCAGGCAGTGGAATCTAAAAATGATTGGCCAGGTGGTGTTATACGTTGGACAATCTCGCTTGGTGTTGCGACGTATCCGTATGACGGCAAGAACGCAGAGGACGTAATTTCCAAAGCCGACGTTGCTTTGTATTACGTCAAGGAAGAGCTTGGACGCAACAAGGTATGCCATGTGCAGCAAGTACCGAAGACTTACAAGGCTAAGAAGAAGGCTGCGGCTATTGAAGGTGAATTGGGCGTATTCGACGCGGCTGGTCTTTTGCAGTCGATTGCACAGAGTCAAAAAACAGGCGTCTTAACTGTGCAGGCAAAAGATGGTCAACAGTTTTGGATGCTCTTTGAAGTGGGCAAACCTGTGCAGGCTCGCATGGGCAAGCTCGCCGGTAATAATTCGGTTACGGAATTTCTAGTTACCTTTGAAGTCGAAGAAGGTAAATTCAATTTCCGTGAAGTTGTGCAGAGCGAATCGAATATGCGTTTAGCGCGACTTGATGATTCGTACAATGTCACGCGTGGTTTAGACCGCTGCTTGATGGATGGCGCGTTGGCTACGGACAATTACAATGCTTCTTTGGCAATTGTTCCGACAACGGATGTTATCGTTACGCCGATTGGACGCGATGAATTTGTAAATAAATGGAATGGCTTAGCAGGATTGGAAGATCCACCAAGTCCGGAAGAATTTGAAATGATGGGTGAGATAGTCAAACGCGCCGATGGTAATCATTCGTTGACGCAGATATTTAAAGACCTGCCACCCAAGCCATCGCACTTGCTTTTCCGCTCAGCGGCATTGCTTGTGCAGCATGGACTTCTGCAAACGCGTCCGTTAGCTGCGAAAGTTTAG